CTTCTGCTCCACGGTCGACGCGCCGTAATAGGTAGACAACAGGATGGGAAAGAGCGCATCGGCTGCCACCAAGGTGATCTTCGACCCGTGCCCGAAGCCGAGCAGCAACAGCAATGCTGGGTAGAGCGCAACCTTGGGCAAGGGCGCCAGGACGCGTACGATCGGCCGAACCACGGCGTTGATCGCCGGATTGGCCGCGGCGGCGATGCCGAGACTGACGCCCAGCACGACCGCGATCGCGAATCCCGCAAACAGCCGGAACAGGGTTGCCGCGATCTCATGCTGAAACGTCGAGGTCACGAGCTGCTGCAGCAGCCGCCCGAAGACGAAGCCTGGGGGCGGCAGCAGGACTGCGGGCGCGAAACCGAATGATACCAGACCCTGCCACAACGCGATCACCAGCACGATCGGGGCGATGCCAAGAAGGATGTTTGGGGAGAGAAAGCGCGACATCATGAGAAGCTCAGCGGCATGTCGAACTGAGGCTCGGACCAGCGCACCAGTCTTGCACGGACCCGCTCGAAGATCGCATCGAGGCAGATTCCCATCGCTCCCACGATGATGATCATCGCAAAGACCGTGTCATATTGGCCCATGTCGAGCGCGTTGAAGAGAATATTCCCGGCGCCGGACTGACGGGCAATCATCTCGCTGGTGATCATCGTGATCAGCGCCAGCACCAATCCCGTACGACACCCCGTGAGGATTTCCGGCAGTGCCGCCGGCAGCACGATGCGCACCAGGCGCTGCGCCGGCGAGAGCCCCATCGCTGCGCCCGACCACAGCATCTTCTCCTCGACCGCCTTGGCGCCTTCGAAACTGTGATAGATGACGGGCAGGCTGACGCCGAGGAAGATCACCAGCGTCTTCGTGACATCGCCGACACCCAGCCACAGCATGATGATCGGCATCAAGGCTGCCTTGGGCACCGGATAGATCGCCATCAGAAGCGGATTGAAGAAGGCCGCAACCGCCGCGCTGCGTCCCATCAAGAGGCCAAGCGGAATCGAGACAAGCACGGCCAGGCCGAACCCGATCGCCATGCGGCGGAGCGAGGCCAGAATGTTGACGAGGGATTCCTTGTCGCCAAGGATGCCCGGGATCGCCCGCATCGCCTCGATCGCCGTGGGAAAGCTGTCATTCTTCAGCGCGAGAGATGCGACCTGCCACACCACCAGCAATCCGATGCAGGCGAGCACCGGGGCAGCGCGCTTGACCATGGCAGCCGGCGACATCATGCCGGCGCGCCGGCATCGTCGCTCTCATCGAACATGCGCTCGATGTCGACGACGTATTTTTGGTAGCGCGGATCAAGCAACAGCTCGTTACGGCGGCGCGGCCGCGGCAGATCGATGTCGATGACCTGCCGAATGCGGCCGGGAGATTTCGACATCATCACGACCTTGTCGGAGAGGAAGACGGCTTCGTCGACCGAGTGGGTGACGAAGAGCACCGTCTTGCGATCACGTTCCCAGATGTTCAACAGGTCGTTCTGCAAGCGTGTCCGGGTGTGGGCGTCGAGCGCGCCGAACGGCTCGTCCATCAACAACACTTCGGGCTGGTAAGCGAGTGTTCGCGCCAGCGCGACGCGCTGCTTCATGCCGCCCGAGAGCTCCTTGGGATAGAAGTTCTCGTAGCCCTTGAGGCCGACCATCTCGATCAAGGCCCGGCTCTGCGCTTCGGCTTCAGTGGCGCGAACGCCTTGCTGGCGCGGTCCGTACATCACATTGCCGAGCACGGTCTTCCAGGGAAACAGCGCAAATTCCTGGAACACCGGTCCGCGATCCGGACCCGGTCCAGTGATCGCTCGTCCCTTCATCTTCGCCGCGCCGCTGGTCGGGCGGACAAAGCCGCCGACGATGTAGAGCAGGGTCGACTTGCCGCAGCCCGATGGACCGAGGATAGAGACGAAAGCCCCCTCCTCGATCGTCAGCGAGATGTCCGATAGCGCCACATGATCCCTGCGTGCCGAGGTCTGAAAGACCTGCGAGACGCGGTCGATCTCGATGATCACAGAAGCCGGCTCATGTGGCGTCACCGGTCTCACCCATTCGCTCGATCTCGAAGGCACTACCTTCATCGCGTCTCTCGCCTCACTTGCGTGACATCGCGCGACAACTCCGCTGAATGTCCGTCATCAGGCGCCACGAGCTTAGCAAGAAACTTGCCAGACTGGCTGCCGTCCTCGCGCGGGTGCGACGCGTCATTCGAACCACGGCCATTCTGCCGGGCCTTCATGCGTCACGGCACCGCCCGGCGCCTGTCCCACCAGTCGCGCATATTTTGCGAGCGCACCGGCGCGATGCCGCGCTGGCCGCGGCTTCCAATCATGCCGACGTGCCGTGAGTTCCTGCGCGTCGACCAGCAGATCCATTCGCCGGTTTGCAGCATCGATCCGAATCCTATCGCCGTCGCGGACCAGCGCCAGCGGACCGCCGACGAACGCCTCAGGAGAGACATAGCCGATGCACATGCCGCGGGTCGCGCCGGAGAACCGCCCATCCGTGATCAAGGCCACTTTCTCGCCCATTCCCTGCCCATAGATCAGCGCGGTGACGCCGAGCATCTCGCGCATGCCGGGGCCGCCAACCGGACCTTCATTGCGGATCACGAGCACATCGCCCGCCTTGTAGCTGCGATCGCGAACGGCTTTGACGCAGGCTTCCTCGTCTTCAAACACCCGTGCCACGCCCTCGAAGAACTGGCTCTTCAAACCCGCGACCTTGATCACAGCGCCGTCCGGGCAGAGATTGCCCTTCAGCACCGCCACACCGCCATCGGGCATGATCGGCGCGCGGGACGCGTAGACGATCTCACCATCGGGTGCGTTGGCCGCGCCATGTTCTTCGGCAAGTGTGCGGCCCGTGATGGTGATGCAGCTGCCGTCGACGTGACCGCTCTGGATCAACTCCCGGATGATCACCGCGGCGCCCCCGATGTCGTAGACATCCTTCGCGGTGTATTTGCCTCCGGGCCGTAGATTGCCTATCAGCGGTGTCCTTGCAAAAACCGCACCGACATCGTCGATGGTGAACGCGATGCCGGCTTCGTTCGCGATCGCCGGCAGATGCAGCGCAGCGTTGGTCGAACCGCCCGTAGCGGCCACAATCGCCGCGCCATTCTCCAGGGATTTCCGCGTCACGATGTCGCGCGGCAGCGGCCCGCCGCGTTCCAGCATCTCCATGATCAGCCGGCCGGCGCGTCGTGAGATCTGCGCGCGCTCGGCATAGACGCCGGGGACCATCGAGACGTTCGGCATGGTGAGGCCCATCGCCTCCGAGACCATCCCCATCGTGTTTGCGGTGAACTGGCCGGCGCACGCGCCGATGGTCGGAAGGCAGGCGCGCTCGATCCGCTCGAGCGTGGCACCGTCGATCTCGCCGGTCATGAAGCTGCCGACAGCCTCATAGGAATCGAGCACCGTCAGCGTCCGCCCATCCACGCGCCCTGGCAGCGAGCTGCCGCCGTAAATGAAAATCGAGGGCACGTTGCAACGAACCATGCCCATCATCACGCCGGGAAGCGTCTTGTCGCATCCGCCATATCCGATCAGGGCATCGTAAGCGAGACCATGAACGACGGCTTCGATCGAGTCAGCGATCAGGTCACGCGAAAACAGGGAGAACTTCATCCCCTCGTGATTCATGCTGATGCCGTCGGAAACCGACACGGTCGAGAACTCCCGCGGTGTCCCGCCGGCCTCCTCGATTCCGGTCTTGGCCGCAGCGACCTGAAAGTCGTGGGTCATGTTGCAGGGCGTCTGCTCGCCCTTCATGCTGACGACGCCGACCATCGGCTTGGCGATCGCGGCGTCATCGAGCCCCATTGCGCGCATGAAGGCACGATGCGGGGCTCGGTCGAGACCATCAGTGGTGACCCGTGATCGCAACTTCTTCATGCGTGTTTCTTCTTCATATGGCGTCCCGGACGATCCGGAACGCCGCAATCCCGCGATAACTCGCCTGCCTGCTTACTCCAGCGGTGCGACTATCGTCGGGTGCTTGAACTGCGCTGCATCTAGCTTCGGCAGCATCCCCGTCTCCGCATAGATGTCCAGCATCTTCTGGATTGCGGGGAAGTTCGGTGCCGCACCGGGATCGCGTCCGAAATCATTGTCCTTGAGCAGATAGGTCTCGAGCACCGGAATGGGCGCCTTGAGAACCTCATTGACGACCTTCAAGGTCTCTTCGCGGTTCGCCAGCGCCTTCTTCATGCCCGACGTGATGTCGCGGACATAGGCCTTGACCGCTTCCGGATTCTTGTCAACGAAATCGGCACGACAGGCCTCCAGGATGTGCACGATGTTCGGCATGGCCTCCGACAGCGAGAACAGCTTTCGGGTGCCGCCCTTCGCTTCGGCACGCGCGGCAAACGGCTGGTTCATGTTGACCGCATCGACGCGTCCTTGCCGAAGCGCGTCTTCAGAGACGGCAAAGCCGACCTCGACCAGCTTGATGTCCTTGGCCGGATCGACGCCGTTCTGCTTGAGCAGCAGATTGAATGGTCCTTGCGTACCACCGCCGATCACGGAGATGCCGACGGTCTTGCCCTTGAGATCCGCGATCGACTTGATCGGCGAGTCATCCTTGACGGCCCAATAGACCGAGAAGCCGCCGGGCTTCTCGAAGACGTGCTGTGCCACGATATAAGCCTTCAGATTACCGCCGACCACGCCGTTGGAAAGCGACAGCGGCGCTTGCGTCGCGCAATCCAGCGCGCCGGCTGCCAGTGCCTGCGTCATCGGCGCGGTGCCCTGAAACTGGGTCCACTCGATATTGTAGGCCTTGCCGAGGTTGGGAAACTCGGCCGCGCGTCGCATCATCCAGTACTTGGATTCCTCGGCCGGGATCGTCCAGCCGACGCGGATCGTCTGCTGCGCCCGCGACGGGCTCGGGCCCGAGAACACGGTCGCAACCACCCCCAATGCCAGGATCCACCTCGAAACGGTTCGCATCGTGCTCACTCCGCTGCTCCGGCGCCGATGGGCGCCCCCAACCCGACCGGCTCAAATGTTTCATGGTTCAAACAATCAGGCAAGCCATGCGGGCTCGGCGGTTTCGCCAAGCGATGCACCGTGTAAGGTAAGGGAACGGTCGCGCTGCATTGCGCCGCGACGAGGGGAGACAACCTATGGCTGATGCGAGCAAGACAAACCCGCAGGATGCTGCGAAGCTCGGCTATCTCGGCATCGGGCTCATGGGGACGCCCATGTCCCGCCGCCTGCTCAAGGCCGGCCATCAGGTCACCGTCTGGAACCGCTCGCAGGGCAAGATGGCCCCGCTCGTCGAGGCCGGCGCAATTGCCGCCGCTACGCCCCGCGACGTGATGGCGAGCTCGGACATCGTCTTCATGTGCGTGACGGACGCCGCCGCCGTCGAAGAGGTGATCTTCGGGCGTGAGGGCCTTTCATCAGCTCCCGGTGCCGGCAAGCTCGTCGTCGACTTCTCGTCCATCCATCCCGACGCTGCCCGCGACCTTGCAACCCGGCTGAAAGATGCGAACCGCGCAGGCTGGATCGATGCGCCTGTGTCCGGCGGCACGAAGGGTGCCGAGGAAGGCACACTCGCGATCATGGCCGGCGGAGAAGCGGCCGACATCGAGAGGGTGCGGCCCTATGTTCTGTCCATGGCGCGCAGGTTCACCCATATGGGGCCGACCGGCGCCGGCCAGACCACGAAGCTGTGCAATCAGGTGATCGTCGGATGCGCAATGGCCGTTCTTGCGGAAGCAACACGCCTTGCCGTGAACGCGGGAATTGACGCCAACCGGTTGCCCGAAGCGCTCGCCGGCGGCTTTGCGGATTCGATCCCGCTCCAACTCTTCGTGCCGCGGATGGTTCAGGGCATCCACACCCCGCCGCTCGGCCACATCGCCACGATGCTCAAGGACCTCGATACAGTCGCCGATGTCGCTCAGGCGACATCGACACCGGTGCCAATGGCTTCGCTTGCGGGGCAACTTTTCAGGCTGGCGAAGGCGGCGCGAGGCGCGGAGGCCGACGCGCTGGAGATCTACAAGCTGTCAGCGGGCGTCAAGCCATCTGAAGCCACGTGATGCGTTACGGCGCCTTCTTGCGCTCGTCGTCGGCCAGGAAGCAACCAAACGTCCCGCGTGCGAACAGTAGCGGCTCCTTCGCACTGTAGGTGTAAGCCTCGACCGCGCCGAGAAAGATCACGTGATCGCCGCCATAGTAGCGATTGACGGAGCGGCATTGGAAATTGGCGACGCTCTCGGCCAGCACCGGCGCGCCGCCAAGCCCCGGCGTCCAATCGACGCCGGTGAATTTGTCATCGGACGATTTGGCGAACTTGTTCGCGAGCGCCTGCTGCGAAGCGCCGAGCACGTTGACCGTGAAATGGCTGGCGTTCTGGAACACGGTCAGGCTCGAGGAATAGACGACGAGACTCCACAGAACCAGCGGCGGATTCAGCGACACCGATGCGAACGAGTTGCAGGTCAGGCCGTAGGGCTTTCCGTCAGCAGCCGCGGCTGTGATGATTGTCACGCCGGTCGCATAAGTGCCGAGCGCGTTGCGAAAATCGCGGGGGTCGATCGACGAGCTGTCGCTCGCGAATTCGTTGGCTGGATCGGGAACGGCCGGCTGCTTCGGCAGGTCATTCATCGGCCGGCCTCACAGCGTCAGATTCTCGGACGGCAGGCCCAGTGCCACGCGTCCATAGTTGGTCCCGGCCGCATCAAAGTTGAACGCCAGATGGGAGTTGATCGCATGCGCATCACGGAATTGCCGCTGCAGCACGCCCGTGGTGAAAAGGCCACGTGCGCCGCTCGCGGCAAACAGCATGGAGACCGCCTCGGTGCACAGATTCACCGAAAAGGCGCCATCGCGCCGATATCTGGTCTTGGTCGCCATGTCAGGGATATGACCGCGTCGCGCATGTGCCATGGCATCCAGACATGCCGAGCGCATGATCAGGCGCGCCGCGTCGATCTTCGCCGAGGCCTCCGCGATCTTGATCTGCGTGCTTTGAAAATCGCTCAGCTTGGCCCGGTTGTAGGTTGAAATGCGATGACGTGCGACCTCCGCATAGTCGTCAAGACATGCCTGCGCATTTCCGAGCGCGACGCCGGAGAGAACGTAAGGAAACAACGAAAAGACAGGGAGTGCATACAGCGGATTTGGATTGACCTTGCTGCCCGGCGTCGGGCCCCCGGCGAGATCGCCGACAGCAACCGTCATATGGTTCGCCACAAAGGCGTCCCTGACCTCCACGTCGCAAGACCCGGTCCCGCGCAGTCCCGCGACGTTCCAGGTATCGAGCACCTTGTAATCGTCCTTCGGCAGCAGAAAGATCCGGTACTCGATGCCGTCGGCTTCGTCGTCGGAGTAGACGACGCTTGCCAGCATATTCCATTCGCAGGAAGCAACGCCCGAGGAGAACGGCCAGCTGCCGTGCAGTCGATACCCGCCCTCGACCCTTGTGGCGCGACCAGCCGGAAAGATGAATGAGGATGCGATCAACGCGTCCGGATCCCGGCCCCAGACCAGATCCTGCGCCTTCGGCTCGAACATGCCGAGCATCCAATGATGGCTTGCCAGATTGGCGAGATTCCAGGCGACCGACGCGTCCGCCTGCCCGAGTAAATCCGCGCAATCGATCAGCGAGACGTAGTCGAGCTCTGCGCCACCGATCCGGCTCGGCTGGAGCATCCGGAACAGCCCAGTATCGTGAAGATCCTTTTCGGTCTCCGGCGGAAGGTGCCGTAGCTCCTCCGTCCGCCCCGCCCGCTCCCGCAGCTGCGGCAGGAGCGCCCGTGTCTTCGCCATCATGGTCGCATAGGCGAGCTCGCCGGCTTCCAGCCCGGCGGGCTCGCTGATGCTCGGCTCTCGACCAGGCGCCATTGGTGTCCCTCGCGTTGGCACATTTATGCGGCCGGACCACCGCCAAATCAAGCCGATGCAAGATCAAGGGGATGCAATGGCGGTGCGGAGACTGCCTGAGGGCAAGCCGAGGGAGACCGTGCTCCACCTCATTATGTGCTCGGCGTCGCCTTGCCTGTCCCAAAGACACCCTTTTCAGTGAGCTCAGTGATCCGAAGCTGATCATAACCGAGCACGTCATGGAGGACGGTTTTGGTATGCTCGCCCAGGAGAGGAGCTGCAACAGGATCGACCGCGCCGGTCAGACTCATTGCTATCGGCGGCTCAATGTTAGGGACCCAATCCGCTGTCGGATGCGGTATCCGGTTCAAGCGATGACGCTCGCGCGCCTCGGGCGCATTGAACCCTTCCTCGACTGTTCGGAGATAGCCCACAGGGATATTGGCCTGCTTCATCTTCGCCATCCAGTTCTCGAGCGTATCGCCGGCAAAGACTTCCGCGATGGCTGCCCGCAAGAGCTCCTTGTTCTCCGAGCGCGCTTTGCGTGTGGCGAACTGTGGATCGTTAATGAGGTCGGGCCGGTGCCGCAAGCGATATCAGGTAAGCGGTCATCGTTCCTCCACGAGAAGAAAATGCGCGGCAGATCGCGGCGATGAGGCGCGATCGTTTCGGGCGCGAACCCTATCTCCGTATCTCCGGAGACCGCAGCGGCGCGGGCAAAGCCCCAGCGCCGCGGGCCGGCGCGTTCGCGCGTGCACGGCCAGCAAATGGTTCGGACGGCGGCACGCCGATCGGCGCTCCCTGAACGCGTATCAAGCAAAGTGCGTGGCCGTGATGCGTGGGCCACCGTCCGATTCTGCAATCGAGAACGAAAAAACCCGCGGCGGATGTCGCCCGCGCGGGTGAACCAAACTCGTTTCGATGATGTCATTATGCCGGTGTTTTGCCCGACGTGTCAAACGAACCTAGGGGTCTCGCGGGAGTTAGTCGATCAGGAGGATCAACTCATGTCCAGGACGACGTCACGGCAGACATCGCGCAACCGGGCCGGAGCCGGCCCGCCGCGCGGCGATCGCAAGCCGCACATCGGCAAGGCGCGCGAGATCCACGACACGATCGTCGAAGATTCCGGCGCGACCGAGGACAGAGGTCGCGATCTCTCGCAGGGCGAAGGCGGCGCCATCGACATTCCCGCCAAGCCGGCCGATTTGTCGAAGGACGATTAGGCTTGAAGGAACCACCTTGGCGAGAGGCGCGTTAATTCCTTCGTTGGAGGAACCTTCGTGAGATGAGCCACACTGTCCTGGTTGTTGACGACGATCCCGCCGTCCTCGACGTCATCGCGGACATGCTGGAGGATCTCGGCTGTCAGGTCATCCGCGCCCAAGCCGGGAGAGACGCCCTCGACCGGCTCGAGCAGAACCAGGACATCTCCATCCTCATCACCGACATCAACATGCCCGGCATGGACGGTCATGAACTGGCCGAGCGGGCAAGGCGCGTCCGTCCGGAGCTGAAGGTGCTGCAGCTGTCGGGCCGCGAGCCCCGGCGCGGCGGCCTGCCGATGATCCGCAAGCCGTTCTCGTTTGAGGAGCTCGCCGACATCATGCAGCGAACCACCGGCATCTGCTGAACGCCACGCCCGGCTGGAAGACGCCCAAAGAAAAACCCGCAGCGGATGTTCCCGCGCGGGCTGAACCAAACTCTTTCGATGATGCCATTATGCCGGTGTTTTGCCCGACGTGTCAACGCGGCGAGCGCGGAAGAAGGCGCCCTTCCTCCCAGCTTGATATGTAATGCGCAAGGGGCTTGCTTCAAGCCCCCGTTCCTGCCGTAGAACCCGTGACCCAGCCACGGCATCGAGGGGGTCACGACATGCCCGTACTGCTTCCAAGGTCGCGTTCGAACCACAAGGCCCAGCGCACCGGCGCGAACGCCGCGGCGAGCGCCGATCATGCCGTCATCATCGCCGGCGGCGGCCCCACCGGATTGATGCTGGCCGCCGAGCTCGCGCTCGCCAAGGTCGACGTCGCCGTGATCGAGCGGCGCACAAGCCAAGCGCTGGTCGAGACCCGCGCCGGGGGCTTGCACGCCCGCACCATCGAGATCCTCGATCAGCGCGGCGTCGCCGATCGCTTTCTGCGCGAGGGCCAGATCACCCAGCTCGCGGGCTTTGCCTGGACCAGGCTCGACATCAGCGACCTTCCCACGCGGCATCCTTATGGGCTCGCGCTGCGGCAGGCTCGCATCGAGCGCATCCTGGCCGATTGGGCCACCGAGCTCGGGGTCGTAGTCTATCGCGGCACCGAGCTATCAGGCTTTGCGCAGGACGAGACCGGCGTCGACGTCACGCTCTCGGACGGCACGATGCTGCGCGCAAACTATCTCGTCGGCTGCGACGGCGGCCGCAGCGTGGTACGCAAGGCGGCCGGCATCGACTTTGCAGGCTTCGCACCGACGCTGAGCAATCTCATGGCCGAGGTCGAGATGTGCGAGGAGCCCAAATGGGGCCTGCGTCACGATGCGCTCGGCTTTCATGGCCTGAGCAAGACCGAGAGCGGGCGCGTGCTGGTCGTCGTGACGGAAGCAACGCTCACGCGCAGCGGCGAGCCGGGCTTGCGCGATCTCAGCGAGACGCTCAATGCAGTCTACGGCACCGATTTCGGCGTGCAAAATCCCGCCTGGATCTCGCGCTTCACCGATGCGGCACGGCAGGCGACCTCCTATCGCAAGGGGCGCGTGCTGCTCGCCGGCGATGCCGCGCATATCCATCACTCCGTCGGCGGCCAGGGTCTCAACCTCGGTGTGCAGGACGCTGTCAATCTCGGCTGGAAGCTGGCGCAGGTGGCGCGCGGCATCGCGCCGGACAGCCTGCTCGACACCTATCATGCCGAGCGCCATCCCGTCGCCGCGCGCGTGCTGAAAAACACCATGGCGCAGATCGCCCTGCTCCGCCGCGGCGACGACGGCCTCAAGGCCGCGCGCGAGGCCGTCGCCGATCTGCTCGGCATGGACGCGGCCCGCCGGCGCTATGGCGCGATGATGAGCGGGCTCGACATCGCCTATGATCTCGGCGAAGGCCACGCCCTCCTCGGCCGCCGCATGCCGGATCTCGATCTCCTGGTCGAAGGCGGGATGCGAAGACTGTTCACGCTGCTGCACGACGCGCGCGGCGTGCTGCTCAATTTCGGCAAGCCAGGCGGCATCGCGGCGGCGCGCTGGGGCGACCGCATCGACGTCGTCGACGCCGACTATGACGGCCCATGGCAGCTGCCGGCCATCGGAGAGGTCACAGCGCCGGGCGCCGTGCTGGTGCGGCCCGACGGCCATGTGGCCTGGGTGGGAGATGGCGGCGAGCGCGGGCTTGTGGAGGCGCTGACGCGGTGGTTTGGGCCGGGTGAATTTGAGAGCGCGTCGTAGTTTAGCTCAGGGACCCAAATGTCCGCTGATCCCTCAACAGGGGCGCGTGCCGAATGGCGCCGATGGGCCATATCCGGACATCGCGAGCGCGACGTGATATAGCCAATGCATGCCAGTCGCTATGAGAAGAAAGATGCCACGCCCACTCACCCCCAAAGAGCGTGATTTGGTTGCCTTTATTCTAGGTCAGCATTCACCTTCGCAATGCCATCTTGGCCTCGTAGAGCAAATGAACGACGGTGGGATGGGTAGCCTTCGCTTTGTCGGTGGGGAAGACCGGCGTTTCGGCCGATGTGTTGGCGAAGCCGAATTTGACGATGCCGATGGAGTGCTAGTGTCGGTCGCACTGAACGTCGACCAGCGCGGAGAGCTGTTTGAACTTGACTTTTGGAAAGCCGATTTTTCGCCGCTTCAAAGGATCGCGGCCGTAGGTCAGCTCAGATTTCCTGACGTTGGTCGGTACAGAATCTCAGAATAAGAAGTCCACTTGAAGTCATCCGAACAAGCTCCCCCATAGGTCCACTTTGGGTCAAAATGCGAAAAACTCAACGTGAGCAAATCGGGTCCGCCATGCCTCGGTGAGCGGACCTCAGGGAGGAGCGCCGCCACTTCCCCGATGGGCCAGGAGCGGCCTCAGGGGACATCGCCGTGAAGGTCAGCTACGGGCCACAAGCGGAAATTATCTAATCAGAAGTACCCAGCAAGTTGATGTCGGCAACCAGCTCGGCGCCAGGTACAAACGTGACTAAACCGGATTTGACCGCATAGCCGCCCACAAAGACCTTTGGATGGGCGTCGGCCGGCAACTCTCCGACTAGGGCGGAGATAGACACCACACTGTCGAGTTGTTGGGGCAAAGCCATCGAAAGTAACAGTAATTTGGGCGCAGCTTCTAAAATGTGCTCTGCCAGTTTTTGCAGATCGATATGATTGATAACGGTTGGCGCGCAAACGCTGCGATCTTTCAACCAAAAAGAAAGAATGCGGATCGCGAGCGTATGAGTGTTGCCCGGCGCATTCATGAGGAAATACCGTGGTAGGCCCCGTCGATGCCGTGTCTTGCCTCGTTGCATGCTGACTTCGATTAAGTCGACTATGCGCTCGCTAAAGGCGGTAAACTCATGCTCGTCGGTGACGGTAATAGTGCCGGAACGCCACTGTTCGCCGATTTTGTAGAGCAGCGGAGTCAGAATTCCGAGGAGGATATCGACGGGCCTGAACTTGGCGGCAAGGGCGTCTTTAACGAGCTGCTGAGCCGAAGGAAGATCATTCCGGCGACCTGCTTCGTAGAGCGAATGGTAAACATGGCGGAGAAACTCGGAGTGCCTAACGACTTCGCTTGCGAATATATCGGGGTGCTGGGCCTCGCACCTCTGGCAGAGACCGTAAGTGACGGAAAGGTCGTCATATGGGGAAGTTTCACCTTTAAATTGTTGACAATATGAGCACCACTTCAACATCAGCGAGAACACCTAAACGACTGCAATCCGATATCCAAATGCCGGGGACCGGAGAGGTTCCAAAGCTTCCAGACCGAGTTACCAGACTGGAGAACGGTCGCCGAGTCCGCGATGGGGTCACAAGCGGCCATGCTGGCCGATCTGAAAATGTCCGCTGGCCCTCCGCAAGCGGACATCCTCAGATAAGCACACAGGCTAGCATGAGAAAGCCTGGGCCGTCCTGCGGGCTTCGTCGTCAAGTGTTCCTTACTCGGCTCAACACCCGATAATCATGTCGCCTGTCCACGGCCGCCGGGCCCGGTTTGGGC
This genomic stretch from Bradyrhizobium daqingense harbors:
- a CDS encoding cobalamin B12-binding domain-containing protein, coding for MFSLMLKWCSYCQQFKGETSPYDDLSVTYGLCQRCEAQHPDIFASEVVRHSEFLRHVYHSLYEAGRRNDLPSAQQLVKDALAAKFRPVDILLGILTPLLYKIGEQWRSGTITVTDEHEFTAFSERIVDLIEVSMQRGKTRHRRGLPRYFLMNAPGNTHTLAIRILSFWLKDRSVCAPTVINHIDLQKLAEHILEAAPKLLLLSMALPQQLDSVVSISALVGELPADAHPKVFVGGYAVKSGLVTFVPGAELVADINLLGTSD
- a CDS encoding FAD-dependent monooxygenase, with product MPVLLPRSRSNHKAQRTGANAAASADHAVIIAGGGPTGLMLAAELALAKVDVAVIERRTSQALVETRAGGLHARTIEILDQRGVADRFLREGQITQLAGFAWTRLDISDLPTRHPYGLALRQARIERILADWATELGVVVYRGTELSGFAQDETGVDVTLSDGTMLRANYLVGCDGGRSVVRKAAGIDFAGFAPTLSNLMAEVEMCEEPKWGLRHDALGFHGLSKTESGRVLVVVTEATLTRSGEPGLRDLSETLNAVYGTDFGVQNPAWISRFTDAARQATSYRKGRVLLAGDAAHIHHSVGGQGLNLGVQDAVNLGWKLAQVARGIAPDSLLDTYHAERHPVAARVLKNTMAQIALLRRGDDGLKAAREAVADLLGMDAARRRYGAMMSGLDIAYDLGEGHALLGRRMPDLDLLVEGGMRRLFTLLHDARGVLLNFGKPGGIAAARWGDRIDVVDADYDGPWQLPAIGEVTAPGAVLVRPDGHVAWVGDGGERGLVEALTRWFGPGEFESAS
- a CDS encoding response regulator, translating into MSHTVLVVDDDPAVLDVIADMLEDLGCQVIRAQAGRDALDRLEQNQDISILITDINMPGMDGHELAERARRVRPELKVLQLSGREPRRGGLPMIRKPFSFEELADIMQRTTGIC
- a CDS encoding DUF6984 family protein codes for the protein MPRPLTPKERDLVAFILGQHSPSQCHLGLVEQMNDGGMGSLRFVGGEDRRFGRCVGEAEFDDADGVLVSVALNVDQRGELFELDFWKADFSPLQRIAAVGQLRFPDVGRYRISE